GCAATTCGGCCTGAGCGGTTTGCACGTCTTCGGCGCGGGTGGCGCCGCCGGCCGCGAGGTTTTGCTGGCGCTGGAATTTCTGCCGCGCGAGTTCGTGCTGAGCCTTTTGCTCTTGCAGCTGCGCTTTGAGGTTGTCGATGGAGAAGCGTCCGGCGTCGAGTTTGGCCTGTTGGGTGGACGGATCGATTTCCACCAGCAGGTCGCCTTCCTTGACCACGTCGCCAACTTCCACGTGAATCTTCTGGATCTGCCCCGACGCCTGGGCGCCGACATCGACATAACGCCGCGGTTGCAAGGTGCCGAGCGCCGTGACGCTGCTTTCTATATCGCCGCGACTGACTTGCACCGTGGCAAATTGATCACGGCCCGGCGGCAGGATCTGCCACGCGGCAACGGCGATGACAGGGATCAGACACAGTGCAACAAGCAAGGCGCGTCGTGCGGTGCGGGGACGTTTCATGCAGGGTTCCGGCCAATGGAAATCGGCCCGTCGCGCAGATGACGCACACAATCAGGCGACAGCTGGGCGCTGCCGCAGGGCGACAGAGACGGGGAGCTGTCCTGTAAACGATGAAAGCAGCGACAAATTTAGCGCTGCCCGCGCCCAGCGGTTGGCGGCAAGTTGTCGGGCAAATCGAAACAACACTTTAAATCTATATGAGAATTACTATAAATTACGCACCTCGAACTGCCACTATCGTGCCACTGCCTGTTTTGGCTGGCGAAAATGTGGCTCAAGGACAGAAAACCGCACCCGTGCGGCCGGGAGTCATGTTGGAAAACTACTATCGCGAGCTGGTGTGTTTCCTGAACGCCAAGCTGGGCAACCGTCAGGTCGCCGAAGATGTGGTGCATGACGCTTATGTGCGAGTGCTGGAACGTTCCAGCGAAACGCCGATCGAGCAGCCCCGGGCCTTCCTTTATCGCACTGCGCTGAATCTGGTGATCGACGATCATCGGCGCAACTCGCTGCGCCAACTCGAATCGCTGGACGTGCTCGACACCGAAGAGCGCTATTTCACCCCATCGCCGCATACCAGTCTCGATCACGGCCAGCGCCTGGCCATGTTGCAGCGCGCCTTGGCGGAATTGCCGGCGCTGTGCCGCGAAAGCTTTTTGCTGCGCAAGATTGAAGGCCTGTCGCACCCGGAGATTGCCGAGCATCTGGGGATTTCCCGCGCACTGGTCGAAAAACACATCGTCAACGCCATGAAACATTGCCGCGTGCGCATCAA
The window above is part of the Pseudomonas prosekii genome. Proteins encoded here:
- a CDS encoding sigma-70 family RNA polymerase sigma factor, whose amino-acid sequence is MLENYYRELVCFLNAKLGNRQVAEDVVHDAYVRVLERSSETPIEQPRAFLYRTALNLVIDDHRRNSLRQLESLDVLDTEERYFTPSPHTSLDHGQRLAMLQRALAELPALCRESFLLRKIEGLSHPEIAEHLGISRALVEKHIVNAMKHCRVRIKQWDAH